The sequence ACGCCGCGGGCCGGCGGCCCGAACGTACGGAGCCGAAGGTGAGCGTCTTCCTGTCAGCGGCGGCCCGCGAGCAATTGGACTTCGCGCAAACTCAGCTCGACCGGCACGTGGCGCCGAGCGCCGACGGGCGCTGTGCCGTCTGCGGCGAGGAGGATCCGTGCGCTCTGCGCCGGGTCGCGCTGCGGGTGTTCGGCCGGTACGGATGCCTACCGCGTCGCTGGCCCGGCGCCTCTCGACCGGAACAGCTCAGTGCGCCGAAGGCCTGGTCCGGCTGGCTGCAGGCGACCACCGGGGTCGACGACCCGACAGTCTGACCCATCTTGTTCAGTCGTCCTGACAGGCCTTATGGTCCTGTGTTGACATGCTGTGATCCGGCCGAAGTCGATGGGTGGACCCGATGGCGTACGAGATTCCGACGCCGAAATACCTGCGCGTGCTGAACGCGCTCCGCGGCCGCATCGAGGACGGGACCTATGCTCCCGGCGCCGGCCTGCCGTCCGAGAGCCAACTGTGCGCCGAGTTCGACGTCTCCCGCCCGACGGTGCTCAAGGCGCTCGGGATCCTTAAACAGGACGGCTGGATCGAGTCCCAGCAGGGCAAGGGCAGTTTCGTACGCGGTCGGCCGCCGTCCGAGCGCAGCTCACCGCAGTACGCGCGTGACGCGATCGACCTGGACGAGACGGCGGAAACGGAGATCCTGCACGTCGGCCCGGTTCTGGCCGTGCCGTGGGTGTCGGCTGCGCTGGGGATCCCGGAGGGGACTCCGGTCTATGAGCGGCGTCGGCGCACCACTTCGTCGTCGGGACCGATCGACCTGATCTCGACGTTCGTGCCGGTGGATATCGCCGTCGGGACTGACGTGATCGAGCCGGACCCGATCTCAGGCAGCATCCTGGAGCACATCAGGAGCCGGAAGAAGCTGCGCGCGGACTACGCGACCGAGCGACTGACCGCCCGGCCGGTCGACCATGCCGAGGCCGACGCCTTGGAGGTGCCGGCCGACGAAGCGGTCTTGAGCGTCGTCATCACGGCTCACCAGTCCACCGGCGAACCCATCATGACCTCGCTGATCGTGATGCCGGGGAGCCGGCACGAGATCGAGGACACTTACCCGCTGTCCTGATTGCTCGTTGCGCCATCTGAAGATCAGACATAGATCGTTGCTTGTGCTTACATGCTGTCCTAGCTTGTAAGCATAAGCGGATGTCACATTGATGTCCGTGCGATCAGGAGGTCAGGTCCGGATGGTCCCGCTGACGTTGAAAGTCCCTGTCCCGTTCGATTACGTCTTCCCTGCCGGCGTGCTCTGCCTCGGGGTGGATGCCGCGGTCGACTTCGAGCGCCGCCACGACCCGGACAACCAGGTCCGCGACAAGGAGACCGGCGAGCGGGTCTGGGTGGTCCGGGTGATGGACCTCGACCCGGCCGCCGGCAAGTTCGGCCGCAGCACCGAGGTCAAGGTGAAAATCTGCGCGCCGCAGCAGCCGGTGCCGCCGGCCTCGGCCGTGCCGGGCTACCCGCCGTCGATCGAGTTCGACGGTCTCACGCTCACGCCCTACGTGGACTCCCAGCGCTGCAAGGGCACCGGGCAGTGCAAGGCGCGGATGGCGTACTCGCTGCGCGCCACCGCCATCCGCCCCGCCGTCGTCGGCGCTGCTGCCTGACGGCTTCTCGCTGGTTGCGCGGGCGGGCCGTTTCCCCGCCAAGAGTCCCGGCCCGTCCCGCGCGGCAACCCTCACTCCTCGACAGATGAAGGAGGGCTTCGTGCCCACCGTAGTTCAGGCTGCCCTGACCGACCTGCACACCTTCTCCGCTGCCCTCTGCGGGCTGCTGGCCGACCGGCCCACCCTCGCCACCCCGGGCGGTGAGCGAGCCGACTGGTTCGACCGTAAGGCCGCGCTGCTGGAGCGTGTCGGCGCGACGACGCCGGAGGCCGCCGAGCTGGCGGCAGCGGCCCGGGAGCGTGCTTCCCAGCTACGCCGGGGAGGTGCGGCGTGAAGGGCCGCCGCCTGGACCGCCGCCAGTCGCGGTTCGTGACCCGATCGATAGCGCTGCTGCGGCAGGTCACCGGCCGGTCCCACCTGTCCGTGACGGTGGCGATCTACTGCCCGTGGTGCCGGCTGTGGGAGAGCCCGCGGCGGTTCGACCTGAGGCACATGGCCTGCCGGACCTGCGTACGAACGCTGGCCCGGCCGACCCGGATCGGCCGGGGGTGATCGTGATGCCTCTGGTCAATGTGATCCCTGGGGAGAAGATCCCCACGGCTCCGCTCAACACCCGGCTGCCGGTGTGGCGGATCCCGGGATGGCTGCTCGTCTTCGTCTGGCTTGGCCGGGGGACCTATCGGTCGGTCGTGCTGGCGGCCCGGTACTGGTGGATCACCGGGCCGCTGGTCGCGTCCTGGTGGATCACCCGGACGTACGGATGGCCGGTGCTGGTCGGGGTCGTCGCCGGCCTCGGTGCCACCGGTAGTGCCTGGTGGCGGTTGCACCCGAGGACCTGGCTGCGGTTCGGGTGGTATCCGGCGGTCGGCCGGTGCCGGCAGCTGTGGACCTATCGGCGCGGATGGGTTCCGGTGATGACCGCGTGCGGTCTGGCCAGTGTGCACGCCGGGGAACGCTGGGTGCCGAGCCTGCTGGGAGTGCGTTCGGATCGGTGGGGCGATCGGGTGACGGTGCGGCTGCTGCCCGGTCAGCATCCGGACGACTGGGCGGCGGCTGCGCCCCGGCTGGCGTACTCCTTCCGCCTTCGGGAGGCGCGGGCGTACACCGCCGGGCGTCCGGATCGGGTGGTGTTGCACTTCGTCCGCCGCGATCCCCTCGAAAACACGGTGGGTCCGCTGCCGGTTCCGGCGCTGCCCGACCTGTCCGGCCTGGAGCTGGGGGTACGGGAGGACGGGACCGCCTACCGGCTGCGGCTGACCGGCTCACACGTGCTGATCGCCGGGGCGACCAACTCCGGCAAGGGCTCGGTGATCTGGTCGCTGCTGCGGTCGCTGGCCGCCGGGATCGCGTCGGGCCTGGTCGAGGTGTGGGCGTTCGACCCGAAGGGCGGCATGGAACTGGCTTCTGGCGCCCCGCTGTTCGCCCGCTTCGCGTACGACGAGCCGGAAGCCATGGCCGGCGTCCTGGAGGAGGCCGTCAAGCGGATGCGGCAGCGGGCCGCCCGGCTGCGCGGGGTGACCCGCCAGCACACGCCGACGGTGGACGAGCCGCTGATGGTGGTGATCGTCGATGAGCTGGCGGCGCTGACCGCGTACCTGACCGACCGGAAGGTCCGCGACCGGATCCGGGAGTCGCTGGGCCTGCTGCTGTCACAGGGCCGCGCGGCCGGGGTGCACGTGGTCGCGGCGTTGCAGGACCCGCGCAAGGACGTGCTGCCGTTCCGGGACCTGTTCCCGACCCGGATCGCGCTGCGGAGCCCACTGATGGCCAACAAGAAGGGGCACCGCCGTTTCGGCAACGTCCGCAAACTCCCGTCAGGCCGGTTCCAGGCGCGCTACCTCGGCCCGGACGGCATCGAGCGGAAGGCCCCGAACACCGTCGACACCGAGCGGTTGGCGGCCCAGTGGCGCACCCTGGTCGAGTCCGAGATCATCCGCGGCGAGTGGCAGGCGCCGGAGGCCGGCGACGTGCACCTGGCCAGGTACGGCCGGGAGTGGATCGCGCATCGCAAGCTCCAGCCGCGGACCCGGGAGAACTACGAGGACCTGTTCCGGCTGCACATCGAGCCGACCCTCGGCCACCTGGCGCTCGGTGCGATCAAGCCGCAGACGATCCGCTCCTGGCGCGGCAAGCTGCTCGAGGACGGCACCAGCGAGCCGCAGGCGGTCAAGGCGTACTCGCTGCTGCGGGCGGTCCTCAACACCGCGGTCCGCGAGGACGAGATCTTGAAGCAGAGCCCGTGCCGGATCCCCGGATACGACCGGTACCACACCCCGGAGCGTCCGGTCGCCACCGTCGCCCAGGTGCTCGCTCTCGCCGAGCAAATGCCGCCCCGGTACGTGGCGCTGATCACTGTCGCCGCCTTCTCGCGACTGCGGTGGGGCGAACTCGCGGCGCTGCGGCGCTGCGATGTCGACATGCAGGGCGGCACGGTCCGCGTACCGAGGAAGCTGGCCGCGCTGAAAAGCGGCCTGGAGTTCGGGCCGCCGAAGTCTGCGGCCGGCATCCGGGTCGTGGCTCTTCCGGCAATGGCCCGGCAAGCCCTGACCAGGCACCTCGCCGACTTTACCGGCGCTGATCCGGAGGCGCTGGTGTTCACGGGGGACAAGGACATGCCCCTGCGGACCGGCAACTTCCGGCGGGCGGTGAAGTGGTCGACGGCGCTGGCGGACGCGGGGATGCCGGTCGGCTTCCACTTCCACGACCTGCGGCACACCGGGAACCACCTCGCGGCGGCGAGCGGTGCCAGCACCCGGGAGCTGATTCACCGGATGGGTCACGCGAGCATGCGGACGGCGTTGATCTACCAGCACGCGACGAGCGAGCGGGACCGGGAGATCGCCGAGAGCATGGACAAGCGGATCGCCAGGAGCGCGAAGCCCAAGCGGGCCGGCCAGGACAAGCGTCGACGCCGCGAGGGCTAATGGCACGCCAATGGCACGCAAGATCCACCAGCGGGTGAAACGAAGCGGCCCAGGTCTGACGATTTGCCGTCTGACCTGGGCCGTTACGCTATGAGCGGGCGACGAGAATCGAACTCGCGTAATCAGTTTGGAAGACTGAGGCTCTACCATTGAGCTACGCCCGCGAGGCCCCGGAGTGCCCGGGTCTCGTGCACAGCTTACTGAATCATCTCCCGTCCGCGCGAACCGGATTCCCCAGCAGGTGACTCCAGCGCACACGCGGGCAAGCAGACCGCATACACTGGCCGACGCCACGGGGTGTGGCGCAGCTTGGTAGCGCACTCGCTTTGGGAGCGAGGGGCCGTGGGTTCAAATCCCGCCACCCCGACTGATCATCAACTATCCGCAGCAACAAGGAGTACGCCTGTGAAGAGCACCGTCGAGACTCTGAGCCCGACCCGGGTGAAGCTCGCCATCGAGGTGCCGTTCGACGAGCTCAAGCCGAGCCTGCAGAAGGCGTACCGGGAGATCGGCGCGCAGGTTCAGGTGCCGGGCTTCCGTCGTGGCAAGGTGCCGGCCGCGGTCATCGACCAGCGGGTCGGCCGTGGCGCGGTCCTGAACGAGGCCGTCCAGGAGGCGATCCCGCAGCAGATCCTCGCCGCGGTCCAGGAGCACGACGTCAAGACGCTCGGCCGGCCCGAGGTGGAGATCACCGAGTTCGCCGACAACGCGCCGCTGAAGTTCACGGCCGAGGTCGACGTCCGCCCGGAGATCGTCGTCCCGGATCTGTCGACCATCACGGTCGAGGTTCCGGCCGTCGCCATCGGCGACAACGAGATCGATGAGCAGATCAACGGCCTGCGTGAGCGCTTCGCGACCCTGAAGACCGTCGAGCGTGCCGCTGCGGAGGGCGACTACGTTCAGCTCGACCTCAACGCCACCGTCGACGGCGAGGAGGTGCCGGGCGGCTCGGCCACCAACATCTCCCACGAGGTCGGCAGCAAGCAGCTGCTCCCCGGCCTGGACGAGGTGCTGGTCGGCCTCTCCGCCGGCGACGAGACCACCTTCACCACCCAGCTGGTCGGCGGCGACTTCGCCGGCCGCGACGCCGAGGTGAAGGTCGTCGTCCGCACCGTCAAGGACAAGCAGCTGCCCGAGATCAACGACGAGTTCGCCCAGCTGGCGAGCGAGTTCGACACGCTGGAGGAGCTGCGCAACGACCTGCGTGAGCGGCTCACCCGGGCGAAGAAGGTCGAGCAGATCTACGCGGCTCGTGACGAGGCTCTCAAGCAGCTCGTCGAGGCCGCCGCGATCCCGGCTCCGGAGGGCGTCGTCAAGGACGAGGTCGAGGGCCGCAAGCAGGCGATGACCGACCAGCTGGAGCGGATCGGCGCGTCCCTGCAGGACTACCTGGCCTCCGAGGAGAAGACCGAGGAGCAGATCGACCAGGAGCTGACCGAGGCGGCCCAGGAGGGCGTCCGGATCCAGCTGCTGCTCGACACCATCGCCGACGCCGAGGACGTGCAGGTCTCCGACGACGAGTTCGGCCACGAGATCGTGCACCGGGCGCAGCGCGCCCAGATGCAGCCGCAGCAGTACTACGACCAGCTGGTGCGCTCGGGCGCCGCGGCGGCCGTCTTCGGCGACGTGCGTCGCGGCAAGGCCCTCGCGTCGGTCATGGAGCAGGTCACGATGAAGGACAGCGAGGGCAACACGCTCTCCCTGGACGACCTGCGCGCGGCCAGCGAGGACGAGCACGCCGGTCACAACCACTGACCGACAGGCGTCACCCGGCCACCGCGCACCGCTCACGGTGCGCGGTGGCCGGTGTCATTTCCGGCGTACGGCCGAGGCCCGGTGCGCTGTCAGCGAACACCTGCCCGAGCGGGAAGCTGATGCGCAATCGACCGGTTAGGTTGGTCGTACGACGGACAACCTGCCGGCCGCAACCACGGCCGACACAGCAAGCTGTGAAGGGCTGCCATGACCGATCTCCACACCCCCGCCGGGCCCGTGTCGCGGCGCGGCGGCGACACCCTGAGTGGCAACCTCGACGACTCGGTCTTCAACCGCCTGCTGCGTGAGCGGATCATCTTCCTCGGCAGCGAGGTGACCGATGCGGTCGCCAACCGCATCTGCGCGCAGCTGCTGCTGCTCTCCGCCGAGGACCCGGAGCGGGACATCCACTTGTGGATCAACTCGCCCGGTGGCTCTGTCTACTCGGGTATGGCCATTTACGACACGATGCAGTTCATCGACAACGATGTGTCGACCGTCGCGATGGGCATGGCCGCGTCGATGGGGCAGTTCCTGCTCTGTGCCGGAACGCCGGGCAAGCGTTACGCCCTGCCGCACGCCCGCATCATGATGCACCAGCCGTCCGGTGGCATGGGTGGCACCGCCGCCGACATCGCCATCCAGGCGGAGCAGATGCTCTACACCAAGCGCATGTTCCAGGAGCGGATCGCGTTTCACACCGGTCAGTCCCCGGAGCAGATCGCGGCCGACTTCGACCGGGACCGCTGGTTCACGGCGCAGGAGGCGAAGGACTATGGCTTCATCGACCAGGTGATCACCGGGGCCGTGCAGGTCCCGGACGGTGCCGGAACGCTGAACTGAGGAGCTGAACCATGACCGACCTTTCCCTGCCTCCCGGGTTCGCTCCGGTGCACAACCGCTACGTGCTGCCCTCGTTCTCCGAGCGCACCTCGTGGGGGATCAAGGAGTCGAACCCGTACAACAAGATGTTCGAGGACCGGATCATCTTCCTCGGCGTCCAGGTGGACGACGCGTCGGCGAACGACGTGATGGCCCAGCTGCTGACGCTGGAGAGCACCGACCCGGACCGGGACATCACGATGTACATCAACTCGCCCGGTGGCTCGTTCACGGCCATGACGGCGATCTACGACACCATGCAGTACGTCCGTCCGGACATCAGCACGGTCTGCCTGGGCCAGGCGGCCAGCGCGGCGGCGGTGCTGCTGGCGGCCGGCACGCCGGGCAAGCGGATGGCGCTGCCGCACTCGCGGATCATCATCCACCAGCCGGCCACCGAGGGCGGCTACGGCCAGGGCTCGGACATCGAGATCCAGGCCCGCGAGATCATGCGGATGCGGACCCAGCTCGAGGAGATGCTGGCCCGCCACTCCGGCCAGTCGGTTGAGAAGGTCCGCAAGGACATCGACCGCGACAAGATCATGACGGCGGAGGAGACCAAGGAGTACGGCCTGGTCGACACCGTTCTGGTCAGCCGGAAGAAGAGCCTGCAGACCGTCGGCGCCGGCAGCTGACGCACTGATGTCGGGGACCGGATCGGTCAGGCTAGACTGGCCGGTCCCTGACACGCCCGTTTTGGGGGGTCGGAGAACAGCCCCTTTGCGGGTAACGTCGAGCCAGCAGCCTCAGTTACGCGGGTCGGCAGACGATGAGATGGCAACGAGGCAATCCGTCTCGGACACGGACCGGCTAGTGGCCGGTCGTTGAGCGCAGGGAGAACGTAGGTGGCACGGATCGGCGACGGTGGCGACCTACTGAAGTGCTCCTTCTGTGGGAAGTCGCAGAAGCAGGTCAAGAAGCTCATCGCGGGCCCCGGGGTCTACATCTGCGACGAGTGCATCGATCTCTGTAACGAGATCATCGAAGAGGAGCTGGCCGAGACCGGCGAGGTGAAGTGGGAAGAGCTTCCCAAGCCGATGGAGATCTGCCAGTTCCTGGACAACTACGTGGTGGGCCAGGAGCAAGCGAAGAAGGCTCTCGCTGTCGCGGTCTACAACCACTACAAGCGCATCCAGGCCGAGTCGAGCGGCGCTCCCGGATCGGGCAGCGACGTCGAGGTGGCCAAGTCCAACATCATGCTGATCGGCCCCACCGGCTGCGGCAAGACCCACCTCGCCCAGACCCTGGCCCGGATGCTGAACGTGCCGTTCGCCATCGCGGACGCCACCGCGCTGACCGAGGCGGGCTACGTCGGTGAGGACGTCGAGAACATCCTGCTCAAGCTGATCCAGGCGGCGGATTACGACGTCAAGCGCGCCGAGCAGGGCATCATCTACATCGATGAGGTCGACAAGATCGCCCGCAAGAGCGAGAACCCGTCGATCACCCGGGACGTCTCCGGCGAGGGGGTCCAGCAGGCCCTGCTGAAGATCCTTGAGGGCACGGTGGCGAACGTTCCGCCGCAGGGCGGCCGGAAGCACCCGCACCAGGAGTTCATTCAGATCGACACGACGAACGTGCTGTTCATCGTGGGTGGCGCGTTCGCCGGCCTGGACCGGATCATCGAGCAGCGCGTGGGTCAGAGCGGCGTCGGTTTCGGCGCCCGGCTCCGGTCGATCTCGGAGCGGAACACCGACGACATCTTCAGCAAGGTGATGCCGGAGGACATGCTGAAGTTCGGGCTCATCCCCGAGTTCATCGGCCGCCTCCCGGTGATCACCACCGTCCGCAACCTCGACCGCGAGGCGCTGATCCGGATCCTCACCGAGCCTCGCAACGCCTACGTGAAGCAGTACCAGCGTCTCTTCGAGCTGGACGGCGTGGAGCTGGAGTTCGACGAGGGCGCGCTGGAGGCCATCGCCGACCAGGCCATGCTCCGTGGCACCGGTGCCCGCGGGCTGCGCGCCATCATGGAAGAGGTCCTGCTCTCCGTGATGTACGAGGTGCCCAGCAACCCGGACGCCGCCCGCGTGGTGATCACCCGCGAGGTGGTCCTGGAAAACGTGAACCCCACGATCGTTCCGCGCGAGTTCGTCGGCCGCCGTCGCCACGCACGCGAGGAGAAGTCGGCCTGACCGGCTCCCGCGATCTGGCGACCATCCTCGCCGGCATCGAGCGTGGCGACCGGCACGTGCCGGACCCGTGGCTCGAGATCGTTCCACCACCGTCGCCCGATCGGGCGGCGGTGGTGTCGTTTCCCGGCCACGTCGTCGTCGCCGCTGACGTCGACTACTCCTGGGCCGAGAAGCTGGCCGGTGAGGATTTCGCCGCGCCCAGCGGCCCGCGCTTTCTCACCGCGCTGGAGGACCGCTTCGGCCTGCACGCCGGAGCCTTCGACATCTCACTGCTCGCCGGTCCGCTCACCGGGGCCCCGCCGGTGCGGCTCACCCCGGTGGAGGCGAGCGAACACCCGCGGGCCCTGCGCGCCCACCGGTACCGCACCGGCGTGCGCCTGTGGGAGTCGGAGCACGGCCTGCTGGTGGTCGGCCGCGGGCTCGGCGGCCGCTGGGAGGTGGCGTTCGAGGTGGATCCTGCCGCACAGGGCCGGGGGCATGGCCGCCTGCTGGCGACCGCGGCCCGGCACCTGATCCCGGACTCCCGGCCGGTGTGGGCGCAGTGTGCGCCGGGCAACGCCGCCAGCCTGCGCACCCTGCTGGCCGCCGGTTACCAGCCGGTCGGCTCCGAGGTGCTGCTCATGCCCGGCAGCGCCGGCTGGTGACCCGACCGATCCCCGGCTCTACGGCGCGGCCGGAGCGGGCCGGGCGCCACCGCACCGGCGCGCCGGCGCTTCCCCTGTCCCTCGGCGCGCCCGGAGGGGACCGGGCGTCGCTGGACCGACACGCCGGCGCGTCCCCTGTCCCTCGGCTCGGCCGGAGCCAGCTGGGCGTCGCTGGACCGGCACGCCGGCACGTGCGCTGCTCTCCGGCGTGACCGGGTGTCATATTTTCGGGACGCCGGGTGTGGGAACGGGCGTTTGGACGTACGCTCGCATTCATGCGCGTCGCAGTCTGCCAGCTGAACTCTCGCGAAGACCGGGACCACAACCTCTCCGTCGCTCGCTCGCTGCTCGAGCGGGCCGCCGCAGGCGGCGCCGAGCTGGCGGTCCTGCCCGAATACGTCGACTTCCTGGGTCCGGCCGCCGACGCGCCGAAGCCGGAGCCGGTCGACGGCGAGTTCGCCACCTTCTTCGCGACGGCCGCCCGCGAACTCGGCATGTGGGTGCACGCCGGTTCGTTCCACGAGATCGGCCCGGACGACACCCGGACCTTCAACACCACGCTCGTCTTCCGGCCGGACGGTTCGCTCGCCGCGACCTACCGCAAGATCCATCTGTACGACGTGGAGATCGCCGGCCGGGTCTCGTACCAGGAGTCGCGCACCGTCGCGCCGGGCGACCGCACCGTGGTCACGGAGATCGACGGTGTGCCGACCGGCCTGAGCATCTGCTACGACCTGCGCTTTCCTGAGCTGTACCGGCAACTCGCGGTGGCCGGCGCGAAGATCGTCGTGGTACCCGCGGCGTTCATGATGCACACCGGGCGTGACCACTGGGAGGTGCTACTGCGCGCGCGGGCGATCGAGAATCAGTGCTACGTGCTGGCCGCCGGGCAGATCGGTGATCACGAGCCGGGGCGGACCTGTTTCGGCCGCAGCATGATCATCGACCCGTGGGGGACGGTGCTGGCCCAGGCGGCGGACACCGCGGGCGTCACCATCGCGGATCTGGACCTGCACCGGCTGGACACGATCCGCGCGGAGCTCCCGAGCCTGGCCAACCGGCGACTCTGAGCGGGGTGTATCCGGGGTCACAGACTCTGGATCAGGTAGCTCACCACGGCCAGCCCCACCACCGCGGAGCCGAGCAGGAGCAGGGCGCCACCCATCCGTGACGGGCCCCGCAGCAGCAGCTTTCGAACCGAGACAACCACGGTCACCAGCACAAGTACGCCGATCACGACCTGCCAGAGCGGAACCAACAGGCCGAGGAACGCGTCGACCGCCAGCGTCTCGGATGCGTCCATGAGGCCACTCTGTCACGGTTTCCGTCCCGTGTGTGCCCGTGGCGCAGCAGGTCGCGTGCATGTTCGTCGATTTGCGGTTGAGGCGGCCGGTCAAGTAATTTCTTCTCTGCCCGCGGGAAACCGGTACGGAGAGCCACGAAAGTGATAATCCGGATCGGCACATCGGGGGCCGCTGAGGCGAGCTAAGCTGGTTTCAGTGCCGGGCGGTGCAGAGCAGATCCAGAAAGTTGGAGTTGCGCAAGCGCGACCGACCGGGTAGAGTGACTCAGCCAGCAGGAGCCGGGCGGACTGAAAGTCGGCCGGTCTGCATGAGCCACCTCCACGGATCATCCGCCTCGGGCGGTAATCATCGTGGGAAACACTTGGGCGAGGCCAGCGAGATCCCCGGATTTCGCGAGGCGAGAACGACCAGGTAAGCTTGAACGGTTGCCTCAAGGGCGGATCTCCAAACGGGGTTCGAGCTTGATGTGCGGTTGTTCTTTGAGAACTCAACAGGGTGCTTGATAAGCCAGTGCCATTATGGCAATACCCCGGCCAGGCCTTTGGGTCTGGTGGGAGATTCCTTTGGCAACTTTTTTGTTGTCGGGATTCGCTTTTTGACAAGTTTTTGTTGGAGAGTTTGATCCTGGCTCAGGACGAACGCTGGCGGCGTGCTTAACACATGCAAGTCGAGCGGAAAGGCCCTTCGGGGTACTCGAGCGGCGAACGGGTGAGTAACACGTGAGTAACCTGCCCCAGACTTTGGGATAACCCTCGGAAACGGGGGCTAATACCGGATATGACCTTCGGCCGCATGGTTGTTGGTGGAAAGTTTTTCGGTTTGGGATGGGCTCGCGGCCTATCAGCTTGTTGGTGGGGTGATGGCCTACCAAGGCGACGACGGGTAGCCGGCCTGAGAGGGCGACCGGCCACACTGGGACTGAGACACGGCCCAGACTCCTACGGGAGGCAGCAGTGGGGAATATTGCACAATGGGCGGAAGCCTGATGCAGCGACGCCGCGTGAGGGATGACGGCCTTCGGGTTGTAAACCTCTTTCAGCAGGGACGAAGCGTAAGTGACGGTACCTGCAGAAGAAGCGCCGGCCAACTACGTGCCAGCAGCCGCGGTAAGACGTAGGGCGCGAGCGTTGTCCGGATTTATTGGGCGTAAAGAGCTCGTAGGCGGCTTGTCGCGTCGTCTGTGAAAACTTGGGGCTCAACCCCAAGCTTGCAGTCGATACGGGCAGGCTAGAGTTCGGTAGGGGAGACTGGAATTCCTGGTGTAGCGGTGAAATGCGCAGATATCAGGAGGAACACCGGTGGCGAAGGCGGGTCTCTGGGCCGATACTGACGCTGAGGAGCGAAAGCGTGGGGAGCGAACAGGATTAGATACCCTGGTAGTCCACGCTGTAAACGTTGGGCGCTAGGTGTGGGGGACCTCTCCGGTCTTCTGCGCCGCAGCTAACGCATTAAGCGCCCCGCCTGGGGAGTACGGCCGCAAGGCTAAAACTCAAAGGAATTGACGGGGGCCCGCACAAGCGGCGGAGCATGCGGATTAATTCGATGCAACGCGAAGAACCTTACCTGGGTTTGACATCACCGCAAATCTTCCAGAGATGGGAGGTCCTTCGGGGGCGGTGACAGGTGGTGCATGGCTGTCGTCAGCTCGTGTCGTGAGATGTTGGGTTAAGTCCCGCAACGAGCGCAACCCTCGTTCGATGTTGCCAGCGCGTTATGGCGGGGACTCATCGAAGACTGCCGGGGTCAACTCGGAGGAAGGTGGGGATGACGTCAAGTCATCATGCCCCTTATGTCCAGGGCTTCACGCATGCTACAATGGCCGGT is a genomic window of Actinoplanes teichomyceticus ATCC 31121 containing:
- a CDS encoding carbon-nitrogen hydrolase family protein, giving the protein MRVAVCQLNSREDRDHNLSVARSLLERAAAGGAELAVLPEYVDFLGPAADAPKPEPVDGEFATFFATAARELGMWVHAGSFHEIGPDDTRTFNTTLVFRPDGSLAATYRKIHLYDVEIAGRVSYQESRTVAPGDRTVVTEIDGVPTGLSICYDLRFPELYRQLAVAGAKIVVVPAAFMMHTGRDHWEVLLRARAIENQCYVLAAGQIGDHEPGRTCFGRSMIIDPWGTVLAQAADTAGVTIADLDLHRLDTIRAELPSLANRRL